From one Mytilus edulis chromosome 1, xbMytEdul2.2, whole genome shotgun sequence genomic stretch:
- the LOC139529014 gene encoding uncharacterized protein, with protein sequence MSDVQPLIGLLEVLLQLSCPKPRVKPGGYSDDIFLDLTEEEKEAYECSICYQVLKEPQKCRNNHQYCYSCIYTWTTSSPEANHGRCPVCRVDGPYRKHNELDEIIGNKQVKCNLKSCNWKGSLKSLGGHRHTTYTRTGLPYRPTNRVRVDEDLPAITDRRTPSVSDTPRSMTNARASGVARRHNSNSSRNSIVESSPFTPRPPSSSRPQGQGQGQRRIPTLPSIVNQNSDRRTAQGRTTAARRNTGTNTQNGSFQGGNINIRDRLRDSRNRLDAMMTSFASELDRGRRDIADFQHERERRRQEQLQEVRDLGRRLGHVAQELRGLLERRRQMSGDSSSSDDENF encoded by the exons ATGTCGGATGTCCAGCCCCTTATCGGACTGCTGGAGGTCCTGTTGCAGTTATCATGCCCCAAGCCTCGAGTGAAACCCGGAGGGTATAGTGATGATATATTTCTTGATCTCACAGAGGAAGAAAAGGAAGCTTATGAATGTTCAATTTG CTACCAAGTCCTAAAGGAACCACAAAAATGTCGGAACAATCATCAGTATTGCTACTCATGTATCTACACATGGACCACGAGTTCCCCGGAAGCCAATCATGGACGCTGTCCCGTGTGTCGAGTTGACGGTCCGTATCGGAAACACAATGAACTAGACGAAATAATTGGAAATAAACAAGTTAAATGCAATTTAAAATCTTGCAACTGGAAAGGAAGTTTAAAGTCACTTGGAGGACACCGACACACCACATACACAAGGACTGGTCTGCCATATAGACCGACAAATAGGGTACGTGTTGATGAAGATTTACCGGCGATTACAGACAGACGAACACCGTCGGTTAGTGACACGCCTAGATCAATGACAAACGCTCGTGCAAGTGGTGTTGCACGTAGACATAACTCAAATTCTAGTAGGAATAGTATAGTTGAATCGTCTCCTTTTACGCCTAGACCGCCATCTTCGTCACGCCCTCAAGGACAGGGACAAGGACAAAGGCGCATTCCTACTCTTCCAAGTATAGTAAATCAGAACTCTGATAGGAGAACTGCACAGGGTAGAACAACTGCCGCCAGGCGGAACACTGGTACAAACACTCAAAATGGCAGCTTTCAAGGAGGAAACATCAATATTCGAGATAGGTTAAGGGACAGTAGAAATCGGTTGGATGCAATGATGACCAGTTTTGCATCAGAACTTGACAGAGGTCGTAGAGACATTGCTGATTTCCAACATGAGAGAGAACGTCGGAGGCAAGAACAATTACAGGAAGTTCGAGATCTAGGCAGACGTCTTGGTCATGTGGCACAGGAACTGCGCGGACTTTTAGAACGCAGACGACAGATGAGTGGTGATTCGTCTTCCTCCGATGATGAAAACTTTTGA